In a single window of the uncultured Dysgonomonas sp. genome:
- a CDS encoding efflux RND transporter periplasmic adaptor subunit: MNNIKRTLAATLLCTLLLSACKKASVDSPIVEVEPVATDNIEIYGEYVGLIRASRNVEIHARVEGFLEKMTFSEGKEVKANEPLFYINDKPYKARVEKAKAQLKRDEAQELKAESDLKRIEPLYNQNAASRLDLDNAVAALNMSKADVLMSKADLEQAELQLSYTVVRSPLSGYISERYVDIGTLVGNSKSLLATVVKRDTVLVDFKLTSLDYLRSQRRNVHLGELDTTRSWQPTVIVTLADNSVYSEKGVVDFASPQVDPKTGTFGVRAELPNPNQVLLPGQFTRVKLLLDVLENVVVVPRKAISIEKGGAFIFVVRPDSIIEKRYVETGPEQDNKIVVTRGLSVGENIVVEGYQKLVHGQKAIPRTKEEEQKIIDQEKNKETKKEDK, encoded by the coding sequence ATGAATAACATTAAACGTACTTTAGCTGCAACTTTACTCTGTACACTATTATTGAGTGCGTGTAAAAAGGCATCAGTTGATTCCCCTATTGTCGAAGTAGAACCTGTAGCAACAGACAATATCGAAATTTATGGAGAATATGTAGGATTGATAAGGGCTTCCCGCAATGTAGAGATACACGCGCGAGTGGAAGGTTTCCTTGAGAAAATGACTTTCAGTGAAGGGAAAGAAGTAAAAGCGAACGAACCATTGTTCTACATTAATGATAAACCTTACAAGGCCAGAGTAGAAAAAGCAAAAGCTCAACTAAAAAGGGATGAGGCTCAGGAATTGAAAGCCGAGAGCGACCTTAAGCGTATCGAACCCTTATATAATCAGAATGCAGCCAGCCGCCTCGATCTGGATAATGCAGTAGCTGCATTGAATATGTCAAAAGCCGATGTGTTGATGAGTAAAGCTGACTTGGAACAGGCAGAGTTACAACTTAGTTATACTGTGGTTCGTTCCCCATTGTCAGGCTATATCAGCGAACGCTATGTAGATATAGGGACGCTGGTAGGCAATTCGAAGTCGTTGCTGGCAACCGTTGTTAAACGCGATACGGTACTCGTCGATTTTAAACTTACATCACTCGATTACCTGCGTAGCCAGAGAAGAAACGTACATCTCGGAGAATTGGATACTACCCGCTCGTGGCAGCCCACCGTTATCGTAACGCTGGCAGACAATTCGGTCTATAGTGAAAAGGGTGTTGTCGACTTTGCATCGCCGCAGGTAGATCCGAAAACAGGTACTTTCGGTGTTCGTGCCGAATTGCCGAATCCGAACCAGGTGCTTCTTCCCGGACAATTTACACGGGTTAAACTATTACTCGATGTCTTGGAAAATGTAGTGGTTGTTCCCCGAAAAGCAATTTCGATAGAAAAGGGCGGAGCTTTTATTTTTGTTGTACGCCCCGATAGTATAATAGAAAAGAGATATGTCGAAACCGGACCTGAACAGGATAACAAAATAGTAGTTACACGTGGGCTTTCGGTAGGCGAAAATATTGTAGTTGAAGGTTACCAGAAACTTGTACATGGTCAGAAAGCAATTCCCCGCACAAAGGAAGAAGAGCAAAAAATCATAGATCAGGAAAAAAATAAAGAAACAAAGAAGGAGGATAAATAA
- a CDS encoding TonB-dependent receptor, translating to MERKRKNRCAKVFLIIMLGIITLSSSMHAQSGTITVKGNVKDSNGEPIISGSVVVKGTTTGTVTDLDGNYELKAPENGTLVFSYVGFTSQEIQIAGRTSIDVVLSEDAELLKEVVVIGYGSVKKEDLTGSVTAISANSLAKGMATSASDLLIGKAPGVSVVTDGGAPGSAAKIRIRGGSSMKASNDPLIVIDGVPVDNTTSINGMANPLASVNPNDIESFSVLKDASAAAIYGSRASNGVIIITTKKGSSGKPKINYNGTFSISSKTDDIDVMSADNFRNFVKSKYAEGSSQVNALGTANTDWQDEIFRTAFSTDHNLSVAGAAGNFPYRVSIGYTNENGILKTSYMDRWTGSLNLNPKFFDNHLSVQLSLKGIYNTNRFADTGAIGAAAEFDPTQPVYNSDSKYGNGYYMSLKEDGTPIDIGLANPVATLNQKRDASRVKRSIGNIQFDYKMHFLPDLRANLNLGYDVSNSIGWISIEDNSPLSWVTGNFKTGFGENRDYKQLKRNQLMDFYLNYVKELGSHKFDVMGGYSWQYFYRSESNIYPYSEAKQNEFGALSYKDGDSFKTENYLISYFGRFNYTFANRYLLTATLRNDGSSRFSKDNRWGLFPSVALAWRITEESFMKNQNLLSDLKLRLGYGITGQQNLGTGDYPYMAKYQYSKPGANYYWGDEKVQLIRPNAYDSELKWEETTTYNIGLDYGFLGNRISGAVDLYYRKTNDMLNEIPIPAGSNFSNVLLTNIGNMTNKGIEFNITARPIETKDINWSLSYNVSYNKNEITKLAEDPTSIFRWGGITGGTGNQVLVHKTGQPYGTFYVYEQIYDTDGKPIEGAYVDQNNDGVIDGEDLRPYKKASPDVYMGLSSQFSYKNWDFNFALRASFGNYVYNNIQSNREAYGGAWLMDPTGFLKNRVSSASDTNFSQAQFISDYYIQNASFLRMDNISLGYTFLKPFKGLESARLYATVQNPFIITKYKGLDPEFNNDGIDNNIYPRPRIYMLGLSLNF from the coding sequence ATGGAAAGAAAGAGAAAGAACAGATGCGCAAAAGTATTCCTGATTATTATGTTAGGAATAATCACTTTGTCATCAAGTATGCATGCCCAAAGTGGCACTATTACAGTAAAAGGAAATGTGAAAGACAGCAATGGCGAACCTATCATTAGTGGTAGTGTTGTTGTTAAAGGCACAACGACAGGTACTGTTACCGATTTGGATGGAAATTATGAACTTAAAGCACCGGAAAACGGAACACTGGTGTTCTCATATGTTGGTTTCACCTCACAGGAAATACAGATTGCCGGAAGAACATCTATCGACGTAGTGCTTAGCGAAGATGCCGAACTACTGAAAGAAGTTGTAGTTATCGGTTATGGTAGCGTAAAGAAAGAAGACCTTACAGGTTCTGTAACAGCCATCTCGGCCAATTCCCTGGCTAAAGGGATGGCAACATCAGCCTCTGACCTGCTTATAGGTAAAGCCCCCGGTGTAAGTGTTGTCACAGACGGTGGTGCCCCCGGTTCAGCGGCTAAAATACGTATTCGTGGAGGTTCTTCGATGAAAGCCAGTAACGACCCTCTGATTGTTATCGACGGTGTACCGGTAGACAATACAACATCTATAAACGGTATGGCAAATCCGCTGGCATCAGTCAATCCTAATGATATCGAGAGCTTCTCTGTATTGAAAGACGCTTCTGCTGCCGCGATTTATGGTTCTCGTGCTTCAAATGGAGTTATTATCATTACTACGAAAAAAGGAAGCTCCGGTAAACCGAAAATCAATTACAACGGAACATTCTCCATCAGTAGTAAAACAGACGATATTGATGTGATGAGCGCTGATAACTTCAGGAATTTTGTAAAATCGAAATATGCTGAGGGCAGCAGTCAGGTAAATGCACTGGGAACAGCCAATACAGATTGGCAGGACGAAATATTCCGTACGGCTTTCAGTACAGACCATAATCTAAGCGTAGCCGGAGCTGCAGGAAACTTCCCTTACCGTGTATCAATCGGTTACACTAACGAGAACGGTATTCTGAAAACATCTTATATGGATCGTTGGACTGGATCGCTGAACTTAAATCCGAAGTTTTTTGATAATCATTTGTCTGTTCAACTTAGCCTGAAGGGAATATACAATACAAACCGTTTCGCTGATACAGGAGCAATTGGTGCCGCCGCAGAATTCGACCCTACCCAACCTGTATATAATAGCGACAGCAAATATGGCAACGGATATTATATGTCTCTTAAAGAGGACGGCACTCCTATCGATATAGGTTTGGCGAATCCAGTGGCAACTTTGAATCAGAAAAGAGATGCATCCAGAGTAAAAAGAAGCATTGGAAATATACAATTTGACTATAAGATGCATTTTCTTCCCGATCTGAGGGCAAATCTTAATCTGGGATATGATGTATCTAATAGTATCGGTTGGATCAGTATAGAAGACAACTCTCCATTGAGCTGGGTTACAGGAAACTTCAAAACAGGATTTGGAGAAAACAGAGATTATAAGCAACTGAAACGTAACCAACTGATGGATTTCTACCTCAACTATGTGAAAGAATTAGGCAGTCACAAGTTTGATGTTATGGGCGGTTACTCATGGCAATATTTCTACAGATCAGAATCTAATATTTATCCATATTCTGAAGCTAAGCAAAACGAATTTGGAGCACTATCTTATAAAGATGGTGATAGTTTCAAAACAGAAAATTATTTGATATCTTACTTCGGACGCTTCAACTATACATTTGCAAACCGCTATTTATTAACGGCTACACTTCGTAATGACGGATCGTCCCGCTTTAGCAAAGATAACCGCTGGGGATTATTTCCTTCTGTAGCTTTAGCTTGGCGAATAACAGAAGAATCATTCATGAAGAACCAGAATTTACTTTCTGATCTGAAACTTCGCCTGGGATACGGTATCACCGGACAACAAAATTTAGGAACCGGAGATTATCCTTATATGGCTAAATACCAATATAGCAAACCGGGAGCAAACTATTACTGGGGAGATGAAAAAGTACAATTGATCCGCCCTAACGCTTACGATTCGGAATTGAAATGGGAAGAAACTACCACTTATAATATCGGATTGGACTACGGCTTCCTTGGCAACCGTATATCAGGAGCTGTAGATCTGTACTATAGAAAGACGAATGACATGTTGAATGAGATACCTATACCTGCCGGATCTAACTTTAGCAATGTACTATTGACTAATATCGGAAACATGACCAATAAGGGTATTGAATTTAATATAACTGCCCGTCCAATTGAGACAAAAGACATTAACTGGTCCCTGTCATACAATGTTTCCTACAATAAAAATGAAATTACAAAACTAGCCGAAGACCCAACCAGCATATTCAGATGGGGAGGCATCACCGGCGGTACAGGTAACCAGGTATTAGTACACAAGACCGGCCAACCTTACGGTACATTCTATGTTTATGAACAAATATATGATACCGATGGCAAGCCAATAGAAGGAGCTTATGTGGATCAGAATAACGATGGTGTAATAGACGGAGAAGATTTACGACCGTATAAGAAAGCTTCACCTGACGTATACATGGGATTATCATCTCAATTCTCTTATAAAAATTGGGATTTCAACTTTGCATTGCGTGCCAGTTTCGGAAATTATGTATATAACAATATACAGTCAAACCGTGAAGCTTATGGCGGAGCTTGGTTAATGGACCCTACCGGATTCCTTAAAAACAGGGTAAGTAGTGCATCCGATACCAATTTCAGTCAGGCACAGTTTATCTCTGATTATTATATACAGAATGCATCCTTCCTGAGAATGGACAATATCTCTTTAGGATATACATTCCTGAAGCCATTCAAAGGATTGGAATCAGCCCGTCTGTATGCAACCGTTCAGAATCCTTTTATTATCACCAAGTATAAAGGCTTGGACCCTGAGTTCAATAACGATGGTATAGACAATAATATCTATCCTCGCCCACGTATTTATATGCTTGGCCTAAGTCTCAATTTTTAA
- a CDS encoding multidrug efflux RND transporter permease subunit produces the protein MKPGFFIERPVLSTVLSLLIVIIGIIGLVLLPIEQYPQITPPVVKIGASYPGANATTVSQAVATPIEQELNGTPGMIYMESSSSNSGGLSITVTFDVSTNADLAAVEIQNRVKLAESRLPAEVLQSGITVEKQAPGQLLTIALTSDDPKYDEIYLSNYATINILDVIRRIPGVGRVSNVGSRYYGMQIWVYPDRLASFGLTIKDLQDALKDQNRESAAGELGKQPIVNVDVAMPITAQGRLSTVSQFEDIVVRANNDGSFIRMRDVARVSLEASSYSTESGLNGKYATMLSIYMLPGANAMEVAEEVKQAMVQIKQDFPEGLDYLIPFDMTEYIGESIHEVYKTLFEALALVIIVVFLSLQNWRASIIPIVAVPISLIGTFGFMLMMGFTLNMLTLLGLVLSIGIVVDDAIVVVENVERIMAEKKIGAREATHLAMNQLAGALIATSLVLAAVFVPVSFLDGITGSLYRQFSVTIVVSVLISAVVALTLSPAMCALILRPEEEGKKKNVVFRKINSWLATGNSKYANILMKVISNPRRVLAGFGMVLVFIFVLNKVVPTSFIPQEDQGYFTVELEMPEGTTLERMRTVTDRAIGYVDSLEDVEYVQNVTGSSPRVGTNQGRTTLTVILKSWKERKKGVDEVMRDVQKEFYNYPEIRSFVSRPPVIPGLGSAGGVEMKLQAKSDAQWDDLVAATDTFMYYAGKSKLISNVSSSLQSEIPQLYFDVDRDQAMLLGVPMSDIFSTMKAYLGSVYVNDFNMFNRIYKVYIQADQSYRATANDINLFFVKTKTGDMVPLTALGKTSYTTGPGNITRFNMYTSASMQVTPSAGHSSGQAMNEIQRIAKEHLPENIGVAWSGLSFQEQKASGQTGVVLGLVFLFVFLFLAALYESWTVPISVLLSLPIAALGAFLGIWALGLDNDIYFQIGLVALIGLAAKNAILIVEFAKEQVDSGMQPIFAAMQAAKLRFRPILMTSLAFVLGMLPMVIASGPGSASRHSIGTGVFFGMIVAITFGIILVPFFFVMVYKFKEKLRLPELKFPKFLKIKKLIKRNENE, from the coding sequence ATGAAGCCCGGATTTTTTATAGAAAGGCCTGTTTTATCTACCGTACTTTCTTTATTGATTGTTATAATCGGTATTATAGGTTTAGTCTTATTGCCCATAGAGCAATATCCGCAGATAACGCCTCCGGTGGTAAAGATCGGCGCATCTTATCCCGGGGCGAATGCTACAACTGTGTCGCAGGCTGTGGCTACCCCGATAGAACAGGAATTGAATGGTACTCCGGGTATGATCTACATGGAGTCGAGCAGTTCCAACTCCGGAGGGTTGTCTATAACTGTAACATTCGATGTAAGTACAAATGCAGACCTTGCAGCAGTTGAGATACAAAACAGGGTAAAACTGGCAGAGAGCCGCTTGCCGGCAGAGGTATTACAAAGTGGTATCACAGTAGAGAAGCAGGCGCCCGGGCAGTTATTGACCATTGCCCTGACTTCGGATGATCCCAAATATGATGAGATATACCTGAGTAATTATGCCACAATAAATATACTGGATGTGATCAGGCGTATCCCAGGAGTGGGGCGTGTATCGAATGTCGGCAGCCGTTACTATGGCATGCAGATATGGGTATATCCCGACCGGCTGGCTAGTTTTGGCTTGACGATAAAAGATTTGCAGGATGCATTGAAAGACCAGAACAGGGAGTCGGCGGCAGGAGAATTGGGTAAGCAACCCATTGTAAATGTCGATGTGGCAATGCCTATTACAGCACAAGGGCGTTTGTCGACCGTCAGCCAGTTTGAAGATATTGTGGTGAGGGCGAACAATGATGGATCATTTATCCGGATGCGTGATGTCGCAAGGGTTTCCCTCGAGGCATCATCTTATAGTACCGAAAGCGGACTGAACGGGAAATATGCTACCATGCTGAGTATATATATGCTTCCGGGTGCCAATGCCATGGAAGTGGCCGAAGAGGTAAAACAAGCCATGGTACAGATAAAACAAGACTTCCCCGAAGGGCTCGATTATCTGATCCCTTTCGATATGACAGAGTATATCGGAGAGTCCATTCACGAAGTATATAAAACATTATTTGAGGCTTTGGCGCTTGTTATAATTGTTGTATTCCTTTCGTTACAAAACTGGCGTGCCTCTATCATCCCTATTGTCGCAGTTCCGATATCCCTGATAGGTACATTCGGATTTATGCTGATGATGGGATTCACCCTGAATATGTTGACTTTGTTAGGGTTGGTACTGTCTATCGGTATTGTTGTCGATGATGCCATTGTGGTTGTCGAGAATGTGGAACGGATTATGGCTGAAAAGAAGATAGGAGCGAGGGAGGCAACGCATCTGGCGATGAACCAGTTGGCGGGAGCATTGATCGCTACATCTCTGGTACTGGCAGCCGTATTTGTTCCTGTTAGTTTTCTCGATGGTATTACAGGTTCGCTTTACAGACAGTTTTCGGTAACGATAGTCGTTTCCGTATTGATATCTGCAGTGGTTGCGCTTACATTAAGCCCTGCCATGTGTGCCTTGATTTTGCGTCCCGAGGAGGAAGGTAAAAAGAAGAATGTTGTTTTCCGTAAGATAAATAGCTGGTTGGCTACAGGAAATAGTAAATACGCTAATATATTGATGAAGGTAATCAGCAATCCCCGCCGCGTTTTAGCGGGTTTTGGGATGGTACTGGTTTTTATATTTGTGTTGAATAAGGTTGTTCCTACCAGTTTTATACCACAGGAAGATCAGGGATATTTTACCGTAGAGCTTGAAATGCCTGAAGGAACTACTTTGGAGCGTATGCGTACCGTTACCGACAGGGCTATCGGATACGTGGACTCCCTTGAAGATGTGGAATATGTGCAGAATGTAACAGGTTCAAGCCCCCGGGTAGGAACAAATCAGGGGCGAACTACGCTAACCGTAATTCTGAAATCGTGGAAGGAAAGGAAAAAAGGCGTAGATGAAGTCATGCGAGATGTACAGAAAGAATTTTATAATTATCCGGAGATCAGGTCGTTTGTCTCCCGTCCTCCTGTTATCCCGGGGTTAGGATCTGCCGGAGGGGTGGAAATGAAGTTACAGGCAAAATCCGATGCACAGTGGGACGATTTGGTGGCAGCTACAGATACATTTATGTATTATGCGGGGAAATCGAAGCTGATATCGAATGTCTCGTCCTCCTTGCAATCTGAAATCCCTCAGCTATATTTCGATGTGGACAGGGATCAGGCCATGCTGCTGGGAGTACCTATGTCGGATATCTTCTCCACAATGAAGGCTTATCTGGGTTCGGTGTATGTGAACGACTTCAATATGTTTAACCGTATATATAAAGTTTATATACAGGCCGACCAATCGTACAGGGCTACGGCTAACGATATAAACCTATTCTTCGTAAAGACCAAAACGGGCGATATGGTTCCTCTTACTGCATTAGGAAAGACAAGCTATACCACAGGGCCGGGTAATATCACCCGATTCAATATGTACACATCTGCGTCTATGCAAGTGACACCCTCGGCCGGGCACAGTTCGGGACAGGCAATGAATGAAATACAGCGCATAGCGAAAGAACATTTGCCCGAAAATATAGGCGTGGCATGGAGCGGATTATCGTTTCAGGAACAGAAGGCCAGCGGGCAGACTGGAGTAGTACTGGGGCTGGTATTTCTTTTCGTATTCCTTTTTCTGGCGGCTTTGTACGAAAGCTGGACAGTACCTATTTCAGTCTTATTATCCTTGCCTATTGCGGCATTAGGTGCTTTTTTAGGTATATGGGCTTTAGGACTCGATAATGATATTTACTTTCAGATAGGACTGGTTGCTCTTATCGGTCTTGCTGCTAAAAATGCGATATTGATAGTCGAATTTGCGAAAGAGCAGGTGGATTCAGGTATGCAACCTATATTTGCAGCTATGCAGGCGGCAAAGCTGCGTTTTCGCCCTATTCTGATGACATCACTGGCCTTTGTATTGGGTATGTTGCCTATGGTGATAGCTTCGGGGCCGGGTTCTGCAAGCAGGCACTCGATTGGTACGGGCGTATTTTTCGGTATGATTGTAGCCATTACATTTGGTATAATCCTTGTGCCGTTTTTCTTTGTTATGGTTTATAAATTTAAAGAAAAACTAAGATTACCCGAATTGAAATTTCCTAAGTTCTTGAAAATTAAAAAGCTGATAAAAAGGAATGAAAATGAGTAA